A section of the Neisseria dumasiana genome encodes:
- the fabD gene encoding ACP S-malonyltransferase, translated as MSFAFFFPGQGSQSLGMMNGFEGTAAVKATFDEASTALGQDLWAMMNGEDVAAINETVNTQPLMLAAGIATYRAYLEAGGKTPDAVAGHSLGEYTALVAAGALDFADAVKLVRLRAELMQSAVPQGEGAMAAILGLDDEVVRQVCSEAAQGEVVEAVNFNSPGQVVIAGSAAAVERAMNLAKEKGAKRALPLPVSVPSHCSLMKPAAEKLAEALKNIDIKPPQIRVIHNADVASYDDPDKIKDALVRQLYSPVRWTETVNTLVAEGITQSAECGPGKVLAGLAKRINKEAVCSALTDAAQVEAFIESQR; from the coding sequence ATGTCTTTTGCATTTTTCTTTCCCGGCCAAGGCTCGCAAAGCCTCGGCATGATGAACGGCTTTGAAGGCACAGCCGCAGTAAAAGCCACCTTTGATGAAGCCTCTACCGCCCTCGGCCAAGATTTGTGGGCCATGATGAACGGCGAAGATGTCGCCGCCATCAACGAAACCGTTAATACCCAACCGCTTATGCTTGCCGCAGGCATAGCCACTTACCGCGCTTATCTCGAAGCCGGCGGCAAAACACCCGATGCGGTAGCCGGCCACAGTTTGGGTGAATACACCGCTTTGGTAGCCGCAGGTGCATTGGATTTTGCCGATGCCGTCAAACTGGTGCGCTTGCGGGCAGAATTGATGCAAAGTGCCGTGCCGCAAGGCGAAGGCGCAATGGCCGCCATTTTGGGTCTGGACGATGAAGTTGTGCGCCAAGTGTGCTCTGAAGCCGCACAAGGCGAGGTAGTTGAAGCCGTAAACTTCAACTCGCCCGGTCAAGTGGTGATTGCCGGCTCTGCCGCCGCAGTCGAACGCGCTATGAATTTGGCCAAAGAAAAAGGCGCAAAGCGTGCCCTGCCCCTGCCGGTATCCGTGCCTTCGCATTGCAGCCTGATGAAACCCGCCGCCGAAAAATTGGCCGAAGCCCTGAAAAACATCGACATCAAACCACCGCAAATACGCGTGATTCACAATGCCGATGTTGCCTCTTATGACGATCCCGACAAAATCAAAGACGCTTTGGTGCGCCAGCTTTACAGCCCCGTGCGCTGGACAGAAACCGTTAACACATTGGTAGCGGAAGGCATTACCCAATCCGCCGAATGCGGCCCCGGCAAAGTGTTGGCAGGGCTGGCCAAACGCATTAATAAAGAAGCGGTATGCAGCGCATTAACCGATGCCGCCCAAGTGGAAGCCTTTATCGAATCACAGCGTTAA
- a CDS encoding DUF1294 domain-containing protein, with protein MDKQIHYGTVTHWFTDLQRGSVLSDDHGTQRILLEAYSLTPNYRCPQSGDRISFSLHEDGRNRLCAENATLLPPLAENERIEITLSDWNYQQNGGYGIHHVQRNSPIFVLGQFLNDQTRIPENGETLEGRLVKHSNGQWLLVEVDIIEKMPAPLPDIPIPEDIPAPPLPPPRWVKNTTLEAQNTELPAALPANRVLGGTIARWNDEKGYGFIATENRQNVFFHISAFHYMSQRPRTDQKVSFYCNRPVGSEPQRAMRVVLSGHEASLFSERPYDYHEFNLNMRKLLCYGLFGSLYLFGVAYFSPIVAAFYCLTSAAAFWLYRSDKQTAVTQSHKKQGYLGRVPEKKLHQIGLLGGWPGALFARGAYNHKTGKASFIRIFWITVAINIAITYGLLIHYCDNPVALFLKS; from the coding sequence ATGGACAAACAAATACATTACGGCACGGTAACCCACTGGTTTACCGATCTTCAACGCGGCTCGGTATTATCCGACGACCACGGCACACAACGCATCTTGCTTGAAGCCTATTCGCTAACCCCGAATTACCGCTGCCCTCAAAGCGGCGACCGCATCAGTTTCAGCCTGCACGAAGACGGCAGAAACCGTTTATGCGCAGAAAACGCCACCCTGCTGCCGCCCCTAGCGGAAAACGAACGGATAGAAATTACCCTGAGCGATTGGAATTACCAGCAAAACGGCGGCTACGGCATACACCATGTGCAACGCAACTCGCCCATTTTCGTTTTGGGGCAGTTTCTCAACGATCAAACCCGCATCCCCGAAAACGGCGAAACACTCGAAGGCCGTCTGGTCAAACACAGCAACGGCCAATGGCTGCTGGTAGAAGTCGATATCATCGAAAAAATGCCGGCACCCCTGCCTGACATACCGATTCCGGAAGATATTCCGGCACCGCCGCTCCCGCCGCCTCGTTGGGTCAAAAATACCACACTCGAAGCGCAAAACACCGAGCTGCCGGCAGCCCTGCCCGCAAACCGGGTGCTGGGCGGCACAATCGCGCGCTGGAACGATGAAAAAGGTTACGGCTTTATCGCCACCGAAAACCGGCAAAATGTTTTCTTTCATATTTCCGCATTCCACTATATGTCGCAACGCCCCCGCACCGACCAAAAAGTCAGTTTTTACTGCAACCGGCCGGTAGGCAGCGAACCGCAGCGGGCAATGCGGGTGGTATTGAGCGGACACGAAGCCTCGCTGTTTTCCGAACGCCCCTACGATTACCACGAATTCAACCTCAATATGCGCAAACTGTTGTGTTACGGCCTGTTCGGCAGCCTCTACCTTTTCGGAGTGGCCTATTTTTCACCCATCGTGGCGGCTTTTTACTGCCTGACCAGCGCAGCAGCCTTTTGGCTTTACCGCAGCGACAAACAAACCGCAGTAACCCAATCACATAAAAAACAAGGTTATCTCGGGCGCGTGCCTGAAAAAAAACTGCACCAAATCGGCCTGCTCGGCGGTTGGCCTGGAGCCTTGTTTGCACGCGGCGCATACAACCACAAAACCGGCAAAGCCTCTTTTATCCGCATTTTCTGGATTACCGTAGCCATAAATATTGCCATAACCTACGGCCTGCTGATACATTACTGCGACAATCCCGTTGCCTTATTCTTAAAAAGTTAA
- a CDS encoding beta-ketoacyl-ACP synthase III, with protein sequence MQYAKILGTGSYLPANRVSNDDLAKKVDTSDEWITTRTGIKFRHIADEHEKTSDLAVAAARRALQDAGVAADEIDLIIVATSTPDMIFPSTATIVQQKLGIGSTGCPAFDVQAVCAGFMYALTSANAYIKSGMAEKVLVIGAETFSRIMNWEDRTTCVLFGDGAGAVVLGASDEPGIIHSKLQADGNYIDLLKTPGQVMNGQVCGTPFLTMDGPGVFKFAVKMLAKVADDVIKEAGYTPQQIDWLVPHQANKRIIDSTAKHLGLSMDKVILTVQEHGNTSAASIPLALDHGIRNGQIRRGQHLLLEGIGGGFAWGAVLLKY encoded by the coding sequence ATGCAGTATGCCAAAATTCTCGGAACAGGCAGCTACCTGCCCGCCAACCGCGTAAGCAATGATGATTTAGCCAAAAAAGTAGATACATCCGACGAGTGGATTACCACCCGCACCGGTATCAAATTCCGCCATATCGCCGACGAACACGAAAAAACCAGCGATTTGGCCGTTGCCGCCGCACGCCGTGCACTGCAAGATGCGGGTGTTGCCGCCGACGAAATTGATTTGATTATCGTGGCAACCTCAACACCCGATATGATTTTTCCTTCCACCGCCACCATCGTCCAACAAAAGCTCGGCATCGGCTCAACCGGCTGCCCCGCTTTCGACGTTCAAGCCGTGTGCGCGGGCTTTATGTATGCCTTAACCTCCGCCAATGCCTACATCAAAAGCGGCATGGCTGAAAAAGTGTTGGTTATCGGTGCCGAAACATTCAGCCGCATCATGAACTGGGAAGACCGAACCACTTGCGTGCTGTTCGGCGACGGTGCCGGCGCAGTCGTACTCGGCGCATCGGACGAACCGGGCATCATCCACAGCAAGCTGCAAGCCGACGGTAACTATATCGATTTGCTCAAAACGCCCGGCCAAGTGATGAACGGCCAAGTATGCGGCACGCCGTTTCTGACAATGGACGGCCCCGGCGTATTCAAATTCGCCGTTAAAATGCTGGCCAAAGTGGCAGACGATGTTATCAAAGAAGCAGGCTACACCCCGCAACAAATCGACTGGCTCGTGCCGCACCAAGCCAACAAGCGCATCATCGACAGCACGGCCAAGCATTTAGGGCTGAGCATGGACAAAGTGATCCTAACCGTGCAAGAGCACGGCAACACTTCCGCCGCATCCATTCCTTTGGCTTTGGATCACGGCATCCGCAACGGGCAAATCCGTCGCGGGCAACACCTGCTGCTGGAAGGTATCGGCGGCGGATTCGCATGGGGAGCAGTATTATTGAAATACTAA
- a CDS encoding SAM-dependent methyltransferase produces the protein MQPILYLIPTPLGTPDTPCLLPHEQAQITGLTDFVVEAEKTARTHLKHLGVSTPIRELNLQALNEHTPPATLPELLKPLHEGRSMGIVSEAGCPAIADPGADLVALAHAHGFEVRPLVGPSSLLLALMASGANGQSFAFKGYLPSEKTARIQSLKTLEQHSRKHKETQIFIETPYRNTAMLEDAVATLAPATRLCTASDLTLPTQSIISKPVADWRKLPALPDLKKRPTIFILHAA, from the coding sequence TTCTGCCGCATGAACAGGCTCAAATTACCGGCCTGACGGATTTCGTTGTGGAAGCCGAAAAAACCGCCCGCACCCATCTCAAGCATTTGGGCGTCAGCACGCCGATTCGCGAGCTTAATTTGCAGGCACTCAACGAGCACACCCCGCCGGCAACACTCCCCGAGCTACTCAAACCTTTGCATGAAGGCCGCAGTATGGGCATAGTCAGCGAAGCGGGCTGCCCTGCCATAGCCGACCCCGGTGCCGACCTTGTTGCCCTTGCCCACGCCCACGGGTTTGAAGTCCGCCCGCTTGTCGGCCCTTCCAGCCTGCTGCTTGCCCTGATGGCTTCGGGAGCAAACGGCCAGAGCTTCGCTTTTAAGGGTTATCTGCCGTCTGAAAAAACCGCGCGCATCCAATCATTGAAAACACTGGAACAACATTCCCGCAAGCACAAAGAAACCCAAATATTCATCGAAACACCCTACCGCAATACGGCAATGCTGGAAGACGCTGTTGCCACACTTGCTCCCGCAACGCGTTTGTGCACGGCCAGCGACTTAACCTTACCCACACAAAGCATCATCAGCAAACCTGTTGCCGATTGGAGAAAACTCCCCGCCCTGCCCGATTTGAAAAAGCGCCCGACCATTTTCATCTTGCACGCGGCATAA